TTCACCCTACGGCGCTGCGAGCGATGAAAAGGCGCCAGCTTGACGAACAAATGCGCGAGGAGCTCCGAAAACGACGGTCTCTCGAACAGAAACGGCTACAAGGCGCTTTCAACTTGGGCCCAGCTggaagagacgacgatgacgacgtctggCTGACCGAATATCAACGCAATTATTCAGGCCATAGCAGAAGATAGAAGCCCGAGCATCATGCGTAGCTTTTAGATGAATTCCGATTCAATGCACACCAAAACTGTATAGATTCCGTACACAAAACTAGAACATTTTGTACTAACGGGGTATTAGCACAAAAAGATGCATGTTGCAAATTCTTCGCACGTGTCTTACtgtattttcgttttgatcaCTGTCTTAGCGATTCCTGTCGCGCTCTTAGCGTAGATTTCAGCAAACAACTAAAAGGCAGAAACGCGTAAACAGTAGTACACTGGTACGTATCTCTGTCCTTCCTTTACCTGATCCCAAATGAGATCGGCTGTCCAGTCGATCACGCTCGCCGCTCCTCTCATTCTGCCGGTCATTCGAGCAAACGTCCAAATGACGAGTGCAATCATCGAAATAACTAGGGCCCAGCTGAAGAGATTGTACAGGATTTGAGGCCCAAAGAAGCTGAACGGATAACGAATGAGCCacgcgacaacgacgagaacAATCAAGACGGCGGGACTCCGAAACGCGTTGAAGATGTTCTTTCCGTTGTTCTGCTTGACGAAACTCTGATAGGCTTCCTCGATCTGCTTCTCTAATTGCTCGAGGTAGGAATGACTGAACGAGGGTCCACCCATTTTGCGAGTGCCGTTGAATTGCTGCAGGGCGCCTTCGAGATTCCTGGAGTGGTGCCCTTCGAGCTCCGTAGGCGAAATAAACGGCTTGTCTCCGCCACAGACCTAGAAAAGGCGAGGTGTGAAAGCAGCGAAAAATCATTACGAGAGTTCTCTTTACCTTTTCCATCTCTTTGTTGTAGAAGTCCAAGGCGGCGGCTTGAGCGGCCAGGTTGTTTGCCTCGGCTGTCGCCTGTCACAgatagaagaaaatgattaGGGTTAGGGGTTTGGGATAGAAAGCGTGCCTCGAGAACGGATTTCGGTTCAGGGAGCTCGTCCCTTTGAAAAATCTTGACGTAGGACTAAGATAAAAAATGAGCACGTGGACGAAATAATGTGCAGTTGTTGCTGACTTGGAAGCATCCAATGAGTCCTCTGCCATTTAGCTTGCTGCCATTTACCGACTTCAGAATGAGGTGTCTTGGAGCTAGGATGCTAGGTGTGAACTTGCCAAGCTGTTCCTTGAATTTGTCATCGATTTCTTTAGTCAGCAGAAGTCAAGAGTGGCGGTGACAAAAGTAAAAAACACAGTTATACATGTACCTGATAATTTCCCCGTAAATTCGGGATTTTCTGCCACAGTAAGGCCGGGATGAGGTAAGAGAAAACAGTCGACATGTTCAAAGCACTCCCTGATGTGCTCCCGAACCATTTTCAGCTGTTCGTGCTGGCTACTACTCACCTAGAAAGAAACaatgagaaaacgacgaattgacgttGTTTACTCACTTTAAGAAGACTTTCCAAGTACTCCTCTCCACCTTTATATCCATAGGGACGTTCGTAGGCATAGCTCCAGTCTCGAACGAGAAAAGCAAGACGCTAGCATAGAAGAGCAAGTGAAAGGGACCTGGGGTATCTCTCATCATAAATACCTGAAATGGCTTGGAAAGTGAATCCTTCAGAGCCAGGCGACCATATTCAGTAAAGAGCTGTCAAAAGAAAAGCCAATGTAACTGCACGGGCATTTTGGACAGTTTTTAGACAATCAAACAATTACCTGCAAATGTTGTAGATCATCTTCTCGAATCATAGAAGAAATATTGTACACCTAGAACCGAGAataagaagaaataaatcgTCACCTAATATTATTGATCATTGTACTGTACCTGAATAGAACTGATCATGGTGGAGAGTGCAAAAATGGTGGCACAATCTTTCacagtcgacgtcgtatcaAACGCGCCCTGCGTGTCCATGAGCAGAACGGCGACCTCTTCGTTGCTGATCGGATGTTTCACAATGAACGGACGATTCCACATCAAAATTCCCGTCGTGTCGCGATTTGACCCGCCGCGCCAGTGAAATCCCTCGAGTGGCTCTTCATCGCGTCCAATCCATTCCTCGATCGAATCGGGacactgaagaaaaaagaaaaaaccggTTTATAGACTCTAAACCGTATTCGCGGCGTACCCCTTCGCTCAAGTAACGCAGAAAGAAGTTGAGAAGGAATGATTTTCCTTTGCGAAACGCTCCCGCGACCGATACGACTGCGACTGTCTTGTCTTTtacgtcgtcgcgaaggaGAATGCTTTCGAGCGCCTCGACGTCTAACTCGAACGTGTGGTCGTCTTTCGCTACGACGACTTGGACGGCTTTCTCGTCCGTTGTCGGCTTTTCGTGAGCCACGTCTTCGACTCCAGTCATTTCTTAGTGAGCTATCACCGCGCATGCGTAGTGGAAGTTGTCTCTACATACATCGATCTCTTCTTACcgatttcgcgtcgtttcgccgctgCACCATGTCCGAATCGTATGGTACGTGGAACGCTTCTCGATCTTTGCTTTCTCGAAAGGGGACCCTCGGATTTTAGACTACCTGTTCAAGTTTCTCGTGATTGGAAGCGCCGGCGTCGGCAAGTCGTGCATTCTCCACCAATTCATCGAGAGCAAATGTAAGcaatcggcgtcgtctcgtcgacgaacgtcgcaCAGGGAGGGGCCCCGCCGTAGTTTCCCGTTCCGGGAGAACGGCGACATCGCCACCCGCTTCATCTTCTTCCGCTTTTCTACTAGTCAAACAAGAGTCGACGCAcacgatcggcgtcgaattcggCTCGAAAGTCGTAAACGCCGGCGGAAAAACGGTAAAACTCCAAATCTGGGATACAGCCGGACAGGAACGATTCAGGTTCGCCGCCGCAAAGCGCACGTATTTATTCGCTCCTATTTATTCTTGTCTTAGATCGGTGACTAGGAGCTATTATAGGGGCGCAGCGGGCGCTCTTCTCGTATACGACATCACGAGGTGTGAAAACGCGCcgaattaatttattttgattttatgTTTTTCTCGAGTCGGGAGACTTACAATTCGTTGACCAATTGGCTGACCGATGCTCGAACGTTGGCCAGTCCGAATATTGTCATTATTATGGTGGGCAATAAGAAGGATTTGGAGGCCGATAGGGAAGTGACTTTCTTGGAGGCAAGTCGATTTGCTCAAGAGAACGGTACGAGAAAACGAGGAAAATACTCGGAGACAAACAGATAGTGTCTCTCGTAGAGCTCATGTTTCTTGAGACGAGCGCATTGACTGGTGAAAACGTGGAGGAGTCGTTCTTGAAGTGTGCTCGTTCCATACTTTCCAAGATTGACTCAGGTATCCTATATCGTTCACCCAGACCAGACCTTACTTATATGTATCCTCTCAAGGCGAACTGGATCCCGAGAGAATGGGTTCCGGCATTCAATACGGAGACAACACGCTGAAGAGGCTGCATCAGCGTCAGCCAGAGAGTTCTGGCTGTGCCAGATGCTAACGAAACGAGTCAGTGAGACCCTTCCTTTTGACGTgccgtcttctttttgctaCGCTAAGGGACTTGTAAGTCGTTTGTCCCAATTGCTCGCACATGTAGACTGACTGTAAAAACATGAAAATAAATCACGTTCAGAGATGAATTTTTCCTTTGAGAACCGTTGTCGCTTTGCCGATGATATCGACGCGTCCGTCGTCGCGGAGAACGAGCTCCAAATCGCCGCCTCGTCTCGAGCATTGACGCGCTTTTAGACTCttgacgccgccgaacgTTTCGCTCCAATAGGGTGCGAGGACCGTGTGAGCCGACCCGGTCACGGGATCCTCATTGATGCCGACCCACGGCGCAAAATAACGCGATATAAAATCGTAATTCTCCGATCCGTCAGCGGCTCGTTCGCAGCGACTGCAGCCAATCAGAGTCACGATGACTCCCTTCACATCGACGCCTTGACACGAAATCATTAATTGCATCGGATTAGGATCAAGACTTTCGAGCGACTCTTTCGTCTCCTTATCGTCAAGTCGTATCAGTACCTTTTTAGTAGTAGGAGAGTAATAAATGTCTTGGACTCGACGACTTTCCACGACAGCCCTAGCTAAATTGTCTAGGCCGCTTCCGGCGAATTTTTCCGGTCGATTCAAAGGAAATTCCATTTTTATCCCATTTTCCTCGTGACGTCGCGTAGGCAGAGATCCGCTCAACGTTTCGAACGCGATTTCTCTCGACTCGTTGCCCAGTTCGTTGAAGAGAACGGCGGCCGATGCGAGCGTCGCGTGGCCGCACAAGGCGACCTCGCATTGCGGTGTAAACCAGCGTAGACGAAAATGGTTTTCCATTtcgaacgatttcgctgACGACGTGCCGTAGATGAAGGCCGTTTCCGAAAGGTTCATTTCGGCTGCAGTCGACTGTAATAGATCGTCGGTGAGGTCTTTTTCTTGATCGGACGAGATGAGGATGACTGCCGCTGGATTTCCTGCGAACGATGTCGCAGAAAAGGCGTCTACGACGTACACGGGAAGAGTTGTAGTAGCCGTTGTCGCCATATCGTTTTAGTGCGCTAGCGAGGTCAGCGGTCAGCACGTGGTTCACGTGATCGTCACAATCTGTGGACTCAAGTCACGATTATGGACGCAATCAGCCGCCTTCTGGGTGGCCTTTCGCCCGCTGAAGAGCAGGAACTTATCATCAAGCTGTGTCGATTCCAGATgacgcttttcgtcgtctactTCATTATTCTTCGCGTCATCGGTATTCGAGCTCCGTACGGACGCTACGCGAGAAAGGACGTGCCGCAGACGACGCCGCTCGGCGGCAGCAGCCTGTTCGGCTTTTCAATGAACGCGAAATTAGGCTGGATCATGCAAGAAACGCCATCGCTCGTCATTCCACTAGCGTGCGCAGTGCTCGTCAAACCGATACATTCGCAAATACAGGGCCGTCTCAATGCAAACCAGATCCTTCTGGGATGCTTCGTACTTCATTATATCCAGAGGTACAGTGTTGCTGTACACTTCTAGCCTCGTCCCCAGGCCCTTCCCCAGCTAGCGCGCTCGATGCGCCCTTCAACCCTGCCTTCAACCAGTGAGGCCGCATCAAGCGCGCTAGCTGGTGAAGGGGACGAGCTAGTACACTTCTAATAATAACAATAATCGTTGCTCTTCTTAGAACCGTCTTCTATCCTTTTCTCATTCGAGGCACCAGTCCCACGACACTTGGGACCGTGTCTCTCGCTACAATGGCGTGCGTTGTCAACGGCTACGTGCAGGGTCGATATCTGACACGTTTTGGTAACTACCCCAATGACTGGATTACCTCGTGGAACTTTGTACTCGGcatcatcattttttttgttggcTTTGCCATCAATCTTCACTCTGATCACATTTTAAGAAATCTGAGGAAACCAGGGGAGACAGGATACAAGATCCCGCGAGGTTCAATTTCTACTCAAAATTAATAGATCACCATatcatttcttctttcctaGGCGGCCTGTTTGAGTACGTTTCAGGCGCGAATTTCTTCGGGGAAGTCGTGGAGTGGATTGGCTTTGGATTGGCCGGCTGGAGTCTCACTAGCCTCGTTCTTCCTATAATGTCTGCATTCAATCTCATACCACGAGCCCTTCACCACCACCAGTAAGTCACATACGAGTGTACACAGACATCATAGCTGAGTTGCGTCCTAAATCATTAGGAACTATCACGAAAAGTTCGACGACTACCCAAAGAACAGAAAAGCAGCGATTCCTTTTCTACTCTAGCCTCGCACATGCAGTCTTACGATAGGCTAGTGAGGAATACAATTTGGAAAAATAAACTTATGATGCCACCTACACAGCACACAAACGTCCTAAGAACAGCGAATAGAAAGCGATACAGTgcaacaaagaaagaaagacagcgCGTTTCTAGTAAAAATGCCTAGACGGCTGTAGAACCATCCTCTTGGTCGCGAAACCCTTGCTTTGAACTGCTTGATTGAGTCGATTCCCGCTTTGACGTGTTGGAGTCTCGCTTCAGagtttcctcctcctcccccacTGGAGTGACCGAACCTTGAAGCCCTTCGTTGTGTAATACCTGTATGTAGCTAGACGTCGTGGCGCCTGACGCTCGCGATCCCCTTCCCGGCACGTTGATGCTCGTGCGAGGCGTCAGAGTGCCGGCACTGCCGGACGCCATGGAGAAACCCATGGTCGAACGCTGGCGTCGCGGAGCGAGAGCCGGAGCGTTGCTAGTGCGCGCTTTGTGCTCTATACGCGCATTCAGATTATTATAATTAAATGTGATTCTGGTTTTACCTTTTAGACGTTTCATCTGGTAAAATAGAAGATGATGGATCTCTTGGACCCattcgcttttctttgccGGGGTTTGCGCCTAAATAAAGAGTAGGTACATACAAGCAAACGAATCTCTCTTCGTTCGGCCAGTACCTGTAGAATTACTATGtcttgttgtcgtcgtcttctgaaccaaatttcaaatttgcACGGATCGTTTCCTTTGGTGGTCTCCGTCAGTCCCATATCCGCCGTCTACGTATCTCTATCTATTGCTCCTTAAACGAGGAAGCTATGATAAGAGTACCTTCATGAAGCCCTTGTAGTCAAAGCTGCCAAATCATTAATTGCATCGGATTAGGATCAAGACTTTTGAGCGACTCTTTCGTCTCCTTATCGTCAAGTCGTATCAGTACCTTTTTAGTAGTAGGAGAGTAATAAATGTCTTGGACTCGAGGATTTTCCACGACAGCCCTAGCTAAATTGTCTAGGCCGCTTCCGGCGAATTTTTCCGGTCGATTCAAAGGAAATTCCATTTTTATCCCATTTTCCTCGTGACGTCGCGTAGGCAGAGATCCGCTCAACGTTTCGAACGCGATTTCTCTCGACTCGTTGCCCAGTTCGTTGAAGAGAACGGCGGCCGATGCGAGCGTCGCGTGGCCGCACAAGGCGACCTCGCATTGCGGTGTAAACCAGCGTAGACGAAAATGGTTTTCCATTtcgaacgatttcgctgcCGACGTGCCGTAGATGAAGGCCGTTTCCGAAAGGTTCATTTCGGCTGCAGTCGACTGTAATAGATCGTCGGTGAGGTCTTTTTCTTGATCGGGCGAGATGAGGATGACTGCCGCTGGATTTCCTGCGAACGATGTCGCAGAAAAGGCGTCTACGACGTACACGGGAAGAGTTGTAGTAGCCGTTGTCGCCATATCGTTTTAGTGCGCTAGCGGCTACTGTACCACGGCTCTGTATAACTCTCTGTATACGGCTCTGGCGGCTACTggtcaggtcacctgactaggcgacgatcgtcacAATCTGTGGAATCAAGTCACGATTTATGGACGCAATCAGCGGCCTTCTGGGTGGCCTTTCGCCCGCTGAAGAGCAGGAACTTATCATCAAGCTGTGTCGATTCCAGATgacgcttttcgtcgtcttcttcattatTCTTCGCGTCATCGGCATTCGAGCTCCGTACGGACGCTACGCGAGAAAGGACGTGCCGCAGACGACGCCGCTCGGCGGCAGCAGCCTGTTCGGCTTTTCGATTAACATGAAATTAGGCTGGATCGTACAAGCAAcaccgtcgctcgtcgttccaCTAGCGTGCGCAGTGCTCGTCAAACCGATACATTCGCAAATACAGGGCCGTCTCAATGCAAACCAGATCCTTCTGGGATGCTTCGTACTTCATTATATCCAGAGGTAGTGTTGCTGTACACTTCTAATAATAACAATAATCGTTGCTCTTCTTAGAACCGTCTTCTATCCTTTTCTCATTCGAGGCACCAGTCCCACGACACTTGGGAACGTGTCTCTCGCTATAATGGCGTGCGTTGTCAATGGCTACGTGCAGGGTCGATATCTGACACGTTTTGGTAACTACCCCAATGACTGGATTACCTCGTGGAACTTTGTACTCGGCATcatcattttctttgttggCTTTGCCATCAATCTTCACTCTGATCACATTTTAAGAAATCTGAGGAAACCAGGGGAGACAGGATACAAGATCCCGCGAGGTTCAATTTCTACTCAAAATTAATAGATTACCATatcatttcttctttcctaGGCGGCCTGTTTGAGTACGTTTCAGGCGCGAATTTCTTCGGGGAAGTCGTGGAGTGGATTGGCTTTGGATTGGCAGGCTGGAGTCTCCCTAGCCTCGTTCTTCCTATAATGTCTGCATTGAATCTCATACCACGAGCCCTTCACCACCACCAGTAAGTCACATACGAGTGTACATCATAACTGAGTTGCGTCCTAAATCATTAGGAACTATCACGAAAAGTTCGACGACTACCCAAAGAACAGAAAAGCAGTGATTCCTTTTCTACTCTAGCCTCGCACACGCAGTCTTACGATAGGCTAGTGAGGAATACAACTTGGAAAAATAAACTTATGATGCCACCTACACAGCACACAAACGTCCTAAGAACAGCGAATAGAAAGCGATACAGTGCaacaaagaaagacagcgCGTTTCTAGTAAAAATGCCTAGACGGCTGTAGAACCATCCTCTTGGTCGCGAAACCCTTGCTTTGAACTGCTTGATTGAGTCGATTCCCGCTTTGACGTGCTGGAGTCTCGCTCCAGagtttcttcctcctcccccACTGGAGTGACCGAACCTTGAAGCCCTTCGTTGTGTAATACCTGTATGTAGCTAGACGTCGTGGCGCCTGACGCTCGCGATCCCCTTCCCGGCACGTTGATGCTCGTGCGAGGCGTCAGAGTGCCGGCACTGCCGGACGCCATGGAGAAACCCATGGTCGAACGCTGGCGTCGCGGAGCGAGAGCCGGAGCGTTGCTAGTGCGCGCTTTGTGCTCTATACGCGCATTCAGATTATTATAATTAAATGTGATTCTGGTTTTACCTTTTAGACGTTTCATCTGGTAAAATAGAAGATGATGGATCTCTTGGACCCattcgcttttctttgccGGGGTTTGCGCCTAAATAAAGAGTAGGTACATACAAGCAAACGAATCTCTCTTCGTTCGGCCAGTACCTGTAGAATTACTATGtcttgttgtcgtcgtcttctgaaccaaatttcaaatttgcACGGATCGTTTCCTTTGGTGGTCTCCGTCAGTCCCATATCCGCCGTCTACGTATCTCTATCTATTGCTCCTTAAACGAGGAAGCTATGATAAGAGTACCTTCATGAAGCCCTTGTAGTCAAAGCTGCTCGACGAGCCTTTCACTTCGCGCTGCTTCGCAAACAGAATGGATTCCTCGAATAGGAAGAGCCGACGCTTGTGACGACCCCTGCGATCCGAGATAATGAAGTCGTCCTGAGCAAGacatgaaaacgacgttgtAGAACACGCGTACACGTGGCTATACAAACCTGCAAAAGTAGGGCTCCTTGCTCATCAACATTACCCTGTAATAAAACAATATCGATTACGAATTTAGTCCCCTACTCTTTTACGTCAAATCCTTTGAGGGAATCTAGTGCTAGCAAATCGTTGCCATGACGCAGCTGAAACTTGATTTGGTGAATGGCAGCCTAAAAAACCAAAAGACATTGTAGTTTTAAAAGATTCTTTTCGATATATTAAAATGAATGACATCAAGATCTTGAGCTGTTTTCGAATGAAGGCCACCGGGAGCATTCTCTCTGATTTCCTACAGTGGAGTATATCAAACTCTCAACAACAGACCATCTTCAAAGGGTTCTTACCTCTAAAAATTGCCTATATTTGACCATTCTCTGGAACGGTTTGATAAGGTATGACATAAGTGAAAAGGGATCATTCAAACGAATCTGCACTGACTATAAAACAGATCGATCAACAACGAGAAATCAACGGAGAACAATGTAccctaaaaaattcaaagggTGGACCCTCCTGGAGCATTTTCTCTTGAGCCGGCATATTTTTAAAATAGAGTGAATAATGGCCAAAGTCTTGCTCCTATAGACATCAATTACGTAGGCCCCTCACTCTCTTTCCTTCATACACGTacaaaaaagacgaaacaAGAGCCAAGTTTCAAAGGCGTTCCGCGGTACTTCATCAATTCGGGAAGAAATTTACTAAAGTGACACAAGAAATCAAAAAGTTTCTGTTTTGGCACCCACTGGAACATCTTTACTTCTTGTTGAATTCGAACAAGGCTGGCACATTGCCGAACAGAACGTTCGATTTACCGCGCATACTATTCGGTACCATGTCACTTGACAAGTAGTACGCGCTAATGTAGTCCTACGTACAGAGAGCCTTCACCTCGGTGCCGCGCCGCGTCTAGCCTCTACTTTTACCTTGCATATGTGCTCCAAATCGTCAACGTACTTCTCCTCAGTCTCAACCAGCTCGTTAACgagcttctttctcttcttaaTCTTCGCCGATTCCTTACCCAaatccggcggcggcgacgatgacgtcgagtcgGCCTCTTCGGATCCGtcggcggcaacgacgggaacgtcatcgtcgacccTCTCCAAAAACGaatcgagaaaaacgtcgccgccgtcgtcgtcgccgctgccactcctcttcatcgtcttAGCCTCGGCGATCGCAAGCGACAATTTCGacagcgacgccgtcgcgctgCTCGTTACGTACGTGCTCTCGCCGTCCGTCTCATCCGTCTCCTCTTCGCTATCCGAAACTTCGAATGCATCGAAATCAACGCTCTGCGCGTCTTCCGAGCCGCTCTCGCCGCCGGCACGAGCATCCGTCTGATTTCCACCCCGAAGCAATAACTCGATAAATTGCCATCGGCCTTGGAATCGGCTCTCCGCCTCTTCGTTAGCGAGAACGGCCTCCTCCACTTGATTTCTGACGCGCTGCGGCGGTTTGAGTTGCGTCGACAGCGTggaaagacgatcgacgtcgtctcgcgtcAAGGCGGAGTGTTTCTGATGAAACGTCTGGCATTCGAGGAGAAGATCGGAGAGACGGCTTTCGCTCGAATCGACGGCCACTTCCTGTCGACTCAGAAAGCGAGCAGCGTGAACACTCCAGCTAAATGCCTAAaagaatttattcaaaaaggagtttcttttttccgCTCTACTTCCGGCTTTCACCTTGTCTATCAAATGATGGAATTCGCGAAACAATACGAGTCGCTGTCGCCGTTCGCCTAATTTCTCTACAAACAATCGAATCGCTTCCAACACGGACGTCGCTTTGTCACGATCTTCCTTCGTCGACTTGTCATCCTTGAGAATGGTCTCAGCAGCCGTCCGACCGCTTGTCAGCACACtctacaacaaaaaaaacaaagacaaTATATTGATTTATGTATCTATCTCTAGACTAACTTTAGCTGTCTCTTCAAAATCAGTGATATCATAGAGCAGCAATTCAGCGCCGCCAAGTGACTCGGCAACGCTCTCCTGCTCCAACAGCTCTTtcccttcttcgtcgataaaCGAAAGCACCTTCATTGCAACAATAGCAAAAAGAGCACGCGTCTCTCGACGTTTTCAATCATACATTATCCAGAACTTCTTTCGACTTGATTTCCTTTGCGTACTCCCTCGTGCcccgccgttttcgtccgCCGCTCGTCGCCACGAGTTgggccttcaatttttccaaTTGCGCGGCCATCTGATTCACGTACGCCGTCAGTCCTTTGAAATCGGGCGACCACGCGAACGATTGCCAATCCGGCGGCGGATTGCACAGACGATCGACAATCTTTCCCGACTCTTGAATCAGTTCGTTGACGCGCAGCTGTTTGAGCAGCTCCTCGGCGGACTGCTGCGTTGGAGACGTGGGCGGATTCGTGCCGTCGCCCTCCGGCTGTTGAACGGCCGCTTTTAGAGCTTTCGCACAGCTACTGCAGTCGGTCAAAAACGGTTCGATTGCctagaattttttaaaaaatggATTTGAAAGCGTGACGTTATTGTATCCTGTTTACAAATCGAAAGCGAATCCATTGCTCGTGATCGTATCGAGCGGATCCGTCAAGTGACGATGTCAGCTGATCGGAAGAGATGTACGCAGACAATTGCTCAATTCCGCCCAAAGGAACAACCTACGACGaaataagtaaataaatgaataaatatatatatcatTAATCGATTCGTACTTTATAATTAAACTCTCCCTGCAATTCCGCTGCACCGACGACGTAGACGGCGTGAACGCTGCCCGGATCTTCTGcctacaagagaaaaaaatcgagttACCGTACCACGCCCCCTCGCTCTCTTACGTGAAAAGCGGCGACGGAGTCGAGTAGAGTGCGCACGTCCGACTGAGGCGTATcgcgtgcgtcgacgacaatcgaGAGCCCGTGCTTTCGCGCTTcgtttctaaaaaataagatGTCTTAGacgttttgtcttcttctttcggcGCGCGTGGGgtgcgtcgatttcgcgtctttttttttcttcccaaCGCATCTACTCACCTCGGAACGCTGGCGAGATATTCCAAGAGATTGACAATGGATTCGGGTGCGACGCGCTGCTGTTCGAGCGTCTTTCGCTCGCATTCCATGACGGGGCCTCCTCGCAAATCGCGACCGCCTTTTTTAGAGCGAGAAAAGGCCTTTAGACGCACGACAGAGCGAAAGAGCAAAAGGGGACTGTTTTACGTACCCGTGACGATTGCCACGCCCGGTAGGAGAAGCTCCAAGCTGATGTCAAGTCCGCAAACTGGAAAAGGAGAGATATATTGTTTCTCTGCGATTGACGCCGCTAAATCgaccttttctcttcttcgccgacATTTTGCGGTGACGTTGACGGGACGCGCCTAGGCGGAAGGGGTGGAAAAGTGAAAGGCGATACAATacaatgaagaagaagtcaaagTTGATATCTACAACGAACGAATGAGTGCTGTGACGAAGTCGTTTGTCATCGCTGCCGCCGTTATAGGCGTCGGATGGGGACTGATGAAGTCTACAACGCCAGATAAGGAAGCGATGATGAAAGTGAGTGCAAGAACGAAATAATTCGGCGATTCGAGAATGAAATATTGCAGAGGCTTTCGCCGGGATCGCAGGAGTACGTGCTAGTCGCTGAGAAAACTAATGCTGATCTCTTGAAAGTCATTCGAAACTCGGCCGAATCAAAAGAACCGATCTGGAAAGTGGGGAAGTCGAAGGACGATGATTGAGCCCTCATTCGTAGTA
This sequence is a window from Oscarella lobularis chromosome 7, ooOscLobu1.1, whole genome shotgun sequence. Protein-coding genes within it:
- the LOC136189269 gene encoding atlastin-1-like, which gives rise to MTGVEDVAHEKPTTDEKAVQVVVAKDDHTFELDVEALESILLRDDVKDKTVAVVSVAGAFRKGKSFLLNFFLRYLSEGCPDSIEEWIGRDEEPLEGFHWRGGSNRDTTGILMWNRPFIVKHPISNEEVAVLLMDTQGAFDTTSTVKDCATIFALSTMISSIQVYNISSMIREDDLQHLQLFTEYGRLALKDSLSKPFQRLAFLVRDWSYAYERPYGYKGGEEYLESLLKVSSSQHEQLKMVREHIRECFEHVDCFLLPHPGLTVAENPEFTGKLSEIDDKFKEQLGKFTPSILAPRHLILKSVNGSKLNGRGLIGCFQSYVKIFQRDELPEPKSVLEATAEANNLAAQAAALDFYNKEMEKVCGGDKPFISPTELEGHHSRNLEGALQQFNGTRKMGGPSFSHSYLEQLEKQIEEAYQSFVKQNNGKNIFNAFRSPAVLIVLVVVAWLIRYPFSFFGPQILYNLFSWALVISMIALVIWTFARMTGRMRGAASVIDWTADLIWDQLFAEIYAKSATGIAKTVIKTKIQ
- the LOC136189291 gene encoding ras-related protein Rab-4B, with the protein product MSESYDYLFKFLVIGSAGVGKSCILHQFIESKFKQESTHTIGVEFGSKVVNAGGKTVKLQIWDTAGQERFRSVTRSYYRGAAGALLVYDITSRETYNSLTNWLTDARTLASPNIVIIMVGNKKDLEADREVTFLEASRFAQENELMFLETSALTGENVEESFLKCARSILSKIDSGELDPERMGSGIQYGDNTLKRLHQRQPESSGCARC
- the LOC136189284 gene encoding phenazine biosynthesis-like domain-containing protein 1, with translation MATTATTTLPVYVVDAFSATSFAGNPAAVILISSDQEKDLTDDLLQSTAAEMNLSETAFIYGTSSAKSFEMENHFRLRWFTPQCEVALCGHATLASAAVLFNELGNESREIAFETLSGSLPTRRHEENGIKMEFPLNRPEKFAGSGLDNLARAVVESRRVQDIYYSPTTKKVLIRLDDKETKESLESLDPNPMQLMISCQGVDVKGVIVTLIGCSRCERAADGSENYDFISRYFAPWVGINEDPVTGSAHTVLAPYWSETFGGVKSLKARQCSRRGGDLELVLRDDGRVDIIGKATTVLKGKIHL
- the LOC136189287 gene encoding 3-oxo-5-alpha-steroid 4-dehydrogenase 1-like, which produces MDAISRLLGGLSPAEEQELIIKLCRFQMTLFVVYFIILRVIGIRAPYGRYARKDVPQTTPLGGSSLFGFSMNAKLGWIMQETPSLVIPLACAVLVKPIHSQIQGRLNANQILLGCFVLHYIQRTVFYPFLIRGTSPTTLGTVSLATMACVVNGYVQGRYLTRFGNYPNDWITSWNFVLGIIIFFVGFAINLHSDHILRNLRKPGETGYKIPRGGLFEYVSGANFFGEVVEWIGFGLAGWSLTSLVLPIMSAFNLIPRALHHHQNYHEKFDDYPKNRKAAIPFLL
- the LOC136189293 gene encoding pleckstrin homology domain-containing family G member 4B-like codes for the protein MGLTETTKGNDPCKFEIWFRRRRQQDIVILQAQTPAKKSEWVQEIHHLLFYQMKRLKEHKARTSNAPALAPRRQRSTMGFSMASGSAGTLTPRTSINVPGRGSRASGATTSSYIQVLHNEGLQGSVTPVGEEEETLKRDSNTSKRESTQSSSSKQGFRDQEDGSTAV
- the LOC136189288 gene encoding 3-oxo-5-alpha-steroid 4-dehydrogenase 1-like, which gives rise to MDAISGLLGGLSPAEEQELIIKLCRFQMTLFVVFFIILRVIGIRAPYGRYARKDVPQTTPLGGSSLFGFSINMKLGWIVQATPSLVVPLACAVLVKPIHSQIQGRLNANQILLGCFVLHYIQRTVFYPFLIRGTSPTTLGNVSLAIMACVVNGYVQGRYLTRFGNYPNDWITSWNFVLGIIIFFVGFAINLHSDHILRNLRKPGETGYKIPRGGLFEYVSGANFFGEVVEWIGFGLAGWSLPSLVLPIMSALNLIPRALHHHQNYHEKFDDYPKNRKAVIPFLL